From one Gammaproteobacteria bacterium genomic stretch:
- the lpxA gene encoding acyl-ACP--UDP-N-acetylglucosamine O-acyltransferase — MIDPRAAVDPGSELAPDVKVGAFSVIGAEVRIGAGTWIGPHVVIEGPATIGHGNRIFQFASIGDIPQDKKYEGETTELVIGDRNTIREYCTINRGTRMGQGATVIGNDNWIMAYVHIAHDCLVGGHTVFSNGATLAGHVTVEDYATLGGFTLVHQFCRIGTHAFCGMGTALNRDLPPYVLASGNLAEPHGINKVGLKRHGFGSETIQALHKAYMLLIKSRNRRPADARHLEQLAHDFPEVARFVGFVNNSSRGVVR, encoded by the coding sequence GTGATCGACCCTCGCGCCGCCGTCGATCCCGGCTCTGAACTCGCGCCCGATGTTAAAGTCGGCGCATTCAGCGTCATCGGGGCCGAAGTGCGTATCGGCGCGGGGACCTGGATTGGTCCGCACGTAGTAATCGAAGGACCGGCCACCATCGGACACGGCAACCGGATCTTTCAGTTCGCCTCGATCGGAGATATTCCGCAGGACAAAAAATACGAAGGCGAGACGACCGAACTGGTGATCGGTGATCGCAATACCATCCGCGAATACTGCACCATCAATCGCGGCACGCGCATGGGGCAGGGCGCTACCGTCATCGGCAACGACAACTGGATCATGGCCTACGTGCATATCGCGCACGATTGTCTGGTCGGCGGCCACACGGTTTTTTCCAACGGCGCCACCCTGGCCGGGCACGTGACGGTCGAGGACTACGCCACCCTGGGCGGCTTCACGCTCGTGCATCAGTTCTGCCGCATCGGTACGCACGCTTTCTGCGGCATGGGCACCGCGCTCAATCGTGATCTGCCGCCCTACGTGCTGGCCTCCGGCAATCTGGCGGAACCGCATGGCATCAACAAGGTCGGCCTCAAGCGCCACGGCTTCGGCTCGGAGACCATCCAGGCGCTGCACAAGGCGTACATGCTGTTGATCAAATCGCGCAACCGACGCCCTGCAGACGCGCGGCATCTGGAACAGCTCGCCCATGACTTCCCCGAAGTCGCGCGGTTTGTGGGCTTCGTCAATAACAGTTCGCGGGGGGTGGTGCGATAG
- the fabZ gene encoding 3-hydroxyacyl-ACP dehydratase FabZ, with protein sequence MRGAVAPIDAYRHKGLTDLDIINIREVMRFLPHRYPFLLIDRVLECKPGESLTAIKNVTVNEPFFQGHFPELPLMPGVLILEALAQASGVLAFNTPGHRPKDKSLYLFVGIDKARFKRLVEPGDQLILHVQFLRKRSGFGLFNATAKVGEDLAATAELMCVFKDFAR encoded by the coding sequence ATGCGTGGCGCGGTGGCGCCGATTGATGCTTATCGACACAAAGGTTTAACTGATTTGGATATCATCAATATCCGTGAGGTCATGCGCTTTCTGCCTCACCGCTATCCGTTTCTGCTCATCGATCGGGTGCTGGAGTGCAAGCCCGGCGAGTCGTTGACGGCGATCAAGAATGTCACTGTCAACGAGCCTTTCTTCCAGGGACATTTCCCGGAACTACCCTTGATGCCGGGTGTGCTGATTCTCGAAGCGCTCGCCCAGGCCAGCGGTGTGCTGGCGTTCAACACCCCCGGTCATCGCCCCAAAGATAAAAGCCTGTATCTGTTCGTCGGCATCGACAAGGCGCGTTTCAAGCGACTGGTGGAACCGGGCGATCAACTTATTCTGCATGTTCAGTTCCTGCGCAAGCGCAGCGGGTTCGGGTTGTTCAACGCGACCGCCAAAGTGGGGGAGGACCTCGCCGCCACCGCCGAACTGATGTGCGTGTTCAAAGATTTCGCCCGGTGA
- the lpxD gene encoding UDP-3-O-(3-hydroxymyristoyl)glucosamine N-acyltransferase, translating to MSWRLQELAERVGATLIGDPDCRIDDVASLQGARPGSLSFLASCRYRPYLKATLASAVILGPDDLEDCPAAALLSNNPYLAFARIITLLHPPQPVLPGIHPSSVVHPRARIDPSAWIGALTVIEADAVIGADVFVGPGCVIGSECTVGDASKLVARVTLCNRAVLGRRVIVHPGAVIGSDGFGLADAAGVWVKIPQLGRAVIGDDVEIGANTTVDCGALGDTVLEEGVKLDNQIQIAHNVYIGAHTAIAGCVGIAGSARIGRHCTIAGAAGIEGHLEIADHVHITGMSKVSKSITKPGTYTSGTPLEPNAQWLRNSVRFRKLDELARKVMVLEKKLKDQHGSGFG from the coding sequence GTGTCCTGGCGTCTGCAAGAATTGGCCGAACGGGTCGGTGCCACCCTGATTGGCGATCCGGATTGCCGGATCGACGACGTCGCGAGTCTTCAGGGCGCGCGGCCCGGCAGCCTCAGTTTCCTCGCCAGCTGCCGTTACAGACCTTATCTCAAGGCAACCCTGGCCTCGGCGGTGATCCTCGGCCCCGACGACCTCGAAGACTGCCCGGCCGCGGCGCTGCTGTCCAATAATCCCTATCTTGCCTTCGCCCGAATCATAACCCTGCTGCACCCGCCGCAGCCCGTGCTGCCGGGCATTCACCCGAGCAGCGTGGTGCATCCGCGGGCACGTATCGATCCTAGCGCCTGGATCGGCGCGTTGACGGTGATCGAAGCGGATGCTGTGATCGGCGCCGATGTATTCGTCGGTCCTGGCTGTGTGATCGGCTCTGAATGCACGGTCGGTGACGCCTCGAAGCTGGTCGCACGGGTGACGTTATGTAACCGCGCGGTGCTGGGCCGGCGCGTGATCGTGCATCCGGGCGCGGTGATCGGCAGCGACGGCTTCGGGCTCGCCGACGCCGCCGGCGTGTGGGTCAAAATCCCGCAGCTGGGACGCGCGGTGATCGGCGATGACGTCGAGATCGGCGCCAATACCACCGTCGACTGCGGCGCGCTGGGCGATACGGTGCTGGAAGAGGGCGTCAAGCTCGATAACCAGATTCAGATCGCGCACAATGTGTACATCGGTGCGCACACCGCCATCGCCGGCTGTGTTGGCATCGCCGGGAGCGCCAGGATCGGCAGACATTGTACAATCGCGGGCGCCGCCGGTATCGAAGGTCATCTGGAGATCGCCGATCACGTGCACATTACCGGCATGTCCAAGGTCAGCAAGTCGATTACGAAGCCCGGCACGTATACCTCGGGCACGCCGCTGGAACCGAATGCGCAGTGGCTCAGGAATTCGGTGCGTTTTCGAAAGCTGGACGAACTCGCGCGCAAGGTCATGGTGCTGGAAAAGAAGCTAAAAGATCAGCACGGCTCCGGATTCGGATAA